The candidate division KSB1 bacterium nucleotide sequence GGATCCCCCCTCCCTGCCCCAGAGTCGATTCGGGGAGAGCAGCGCCCACCGGCCGGCCAATGCTGTGTGAGCACCGGCTCATCCCTTCACGCTTCCCAGCGTTAGGCCCGAGACCAGCCAGCGACTGAGGATCATGAACACCACCACCACAGGGATCATCACCACGACCGCTCCCGCTGCGTACAGGCCCCATTGCGTGTCGAAGTTGCTCTGAAATTGCTTCAGGCCAAGGGGAAGAGTGTACAGCGCTCGGTCGTGGAGGATCACTGCCGCCACAAGGTATTCTGACCAGGCGGCCATGAAGGAGAAGAGGGCCGTGATCACAAGCGCCGGCGCCGCCAACGGGAGGACAATCTCGTAGAACGTGCGGAAGCGACCCGCTCCGTCGATCCACGAGGCCTCCTCCACGCTTACGGGGATGGTGTCGTAATAGCCTTTCATTTGCCAGATGCAGAAGGGCAAGGCTGTGGCCGAGTAGGCGATCACAAGTCCCACAAACGAATCGAAGAGATGGAGCTTGATCAGCATGATGTACAGGGGGAGGAGGAGCATCGTTACCGGGAACATCTGGGTTGTGATCAGAGCGATCATCCCGGCTGCGTGGCCGGGGAAGCGGTAGCGCGAGAAGGCATAGCCTGCGGTGCTCGCCAAGCTCACCCCCAGAATCGTGACCATTACCGAGACGATCGTGCTGTTGAACAGCCAGCGGAGAAACGGCTGCTCCCGGAACAACTGGCGGTAGGATTCAAGAGTGGCGTTTTCGGGGATGATGCGAAGGGAGAGGGCGTGCAGCATATGTCCGGGCCGCAGCGAGATGCCCAGAATCACCAGCACCGGGTAAACGGCGATCGCCACCGCGACGATCAGCACCGCGTAGATCGCCAGCGTGACGTACCAGGGATCCCTCCTTGTGCGCGCCATCAGTACACTGCCTCCGTGGCCCTCGTCCTACGAATGAAGTTCACACTGAACACGAGCAGGATGAAGAAAATAACCATCGACAAGGCCGCCGCATATCCGTAGCGGTAGTAGTTGAAGGCAGCACGATAGACGTAGCTGACCAGGATGTGGGTGCTGTCCGCAGGCTGTCCCCCATTCGAGACAAGCCAGATCACATTCAGGTTATTGAACGTCCAGATCACGCCGAGAGAAACGGCCGGGATCATCACGGGCTTCAGGAGCGGCAGGGTGATGTGGCGCAAGCGGTCGATCCGACGCGCCCCGTCCACGTCTGCGGCCTCGTAAAGCTCTTCTGGGATCGACTGCAACCCGCCCAGGGCGACAACCATCATGAAGGGAAAGCCGAGCCAGATATTCACGATTAAAGCCGCCACAAAGGCAAGGGTCGGGTCCGACAACCACTCGATCGGTCCCACGTGGAATACCTTGGTCAGAATGAGGTTAATCGCTCCCTCCGGGTAGTGAAACATCCCGCGCCAGGTAAGGGCCACAATGTATTGCGGGATGGCCCAGGGCAAAATGAGCAAGGTGCGGATCACGCCGCGACCGAACAGAGGGCGGTTCAGCAATAAAGCCAGAAAAACCCCGATTGTCACGTGAAAGAAGACATTGATCACCGTCCAGAGGATGGTCTTGAGAAACACGCTGTAGAAGATCGGCTCCGAGAACACGCGCACGTATTGCTGAAACCCGATGATCCTCCAGTCGCGGAGATGCGTCAGGCTCATGTTCGACAGGGAGATGACCACATTGTAGACGAAGGGATAGAGGATCACGGCCGCCATCACCAGGAAGGCAGGCCCGGCGTAGAGATAGGCCATCCGGTTCTTGCGAATCCGCATCCACAGCGATGGGGTTCCGGCTCTCATCGCTATCATTCTCCTCCCGCAAGGCAGGCGGTTCTGGGCTCCAGGCTCTTACCTCCCTCTCCCGCGCTACACCCACTCGGATGGCTCTGTGAGGGTCCCCTTCTGCGGCCAGCCGTCTTGAGACCTCTCTTCCTCCTGATCAGCTTTCCGGAATGCACGGCCATCCTGCGCTGCCTGGGCCGCGAAACGCCGACCGCTTCTTCTTCCCTAACGGCGAAACGGCCGTCTTCGAGGGGGCGTGTCTCTCTCTGGCTCTTCCCTCCCCAGCCGCCAGGCGATCTGATTGCTGCCGGTCCTCAATCCTCGTGCATCTCGCGGATCTTCTTTTCGGCTTCCTGCTGCATCCGGCGGGCGGCCTCCTCCGGTCGCATCGCCCCGCTCAACACAAGCTGGTAGTAGGGGCGCATGGCATCCCAAATGGCCCGCATCTCCGGCCGAATGGGCATCGGGCGCCCCAGCTCGATCTGCCTCTGGGAAATCTCCAGCAGCGGATTCTGTTGCACCAGGGGATGCTGCTGTGCCGAGCGCCGGGAGGGAACGACCGTGAGCGCCCGGCTCAGACGAACCTGGGCGTCTGTGGAGGTCAGGTACCGGAGCAGATCCAGGGCATAGCGAAGGCGCTCGCCCCTGGTGTTGACGTTCAGGCAATAGCCGGTGGCTGAGACCATCGGGGCTGCGTAAAGGCCCGTGTCGCTCACCTTGGGCAGCAGGGCCAGGCCCATGTTAACCCCGGCCTCCTGGTAGCTCCGCCATGACCACGGACCGTTGATCACCATGGCCGCGCGGCCCATCTTGAACAGCGTGTTCACCACGTCGAGGTCAGCCTCGCGGGCAATGATGCGATACCTTTCCTTCAGATCGTAGATGAACTGGCAGGCTCGCACCGTGGCGGGTGTGTCCAGAGTAGGCCTTCCGTCCTCGTCCATAACCCAGCCACCGTAGCCGACAAGAAAGGGGATGAAGAAGAACGGTTCCACGTAGTTCCACGCCAGCCCGTAGCGGTCCACAATTCCGTCGCCATCCAGGTCCTGCGTGAGGCGTTTCCCAAGCGCGATCAGCTCGTCGGTGGTCTCTGGCGGATGGGGGACGAGGTCCCTATTGTAGACCAGCATCAGGTGGTTGCCCACCCGGTCGCCGAGCATGTACAGATGGCCCTCGTACCAGACCTGCCCCTGTTCCACGAAGTCTGAAAGAAAATCCTGCTCGAGGAAGGGCTCCAGGGGCTGGATAATCTGCATGGCGACAAAAGGTCCTACCTGGTCCGAGGGACCGTAGACCAGATCGGGGCCACTTCCCCCAAGCGCGGCGACGATGAAGTTGCTGCGCAGCTCTTCCGTCTCGTAGTACACAAGCTGGACGTGCACGCCCGGGCGCTCTCTTTCGTACTGGCGAAGAAGCGAGTCCAGTACGGCCCGCCCGGGGGCCAGGTCCTGCGTCCAGATGGCAAGCTCGTGGGGCGCCCTGCGGCTTGCTCCGAAGGTGAAAAGCAGCACCACACAGCCAACCAGCAGCACGGCCATGATGGCGGCCACGTAGCGCATCGGCCTCCGTCTCCTCTCGAGCTACCCGGACGAGGTGAACCCTATTGCTTGATCTTCCGCACGACCATAAAGGCGAAATCCTCGCCGCCCAACTCCTCGGCCACCCGCCGGAACGTGCTGTCAGCGAAGACGATGTGACTACGGCTGCGCAGGCCCTCGATCAGGGGCTGGTACACCGCCTCAAACTTCTGCCGACGCAGCTCGTTCTCCACCTGCAGTTTGGCATCCTCCGACATGGGCGGTAGAAAGCCTTCTTTGCGACCGATCACCTGGAAAATCGAAAAGCCTTCGGCGGTGCGGACCGGTCCGACCCACTCACCCACGCCGTGCTGGAAGGCGAGCTCCCCGATAATGCCGTAGCTTCCACGCACGAAGTACGGGAATTCCCCTCCCCTGTCCCGGGCCCAGGTTCTTCTCGTGTACTGGCGCGCCAGGCGGCTAAAATCCTCGCCCCTTTGCGCCCTCGCCAGCAGCTGCGCTGCAAGCAGGCTGTCGGGAACGAGGATCTCGCGGATGCTCACTCGATCCTGCACCCCGTACTTTTCCGGGTGGCTCTGGTAATAGCTCTGGATTTCCGCCTCCGTGACGGAGATGGTGTCGGCGATCCGCGCCTTCACCAGCTGGGCCATCGTGTCTTCGAACCAGAGAGCCACTTCGCTTCGCACGTAGGGGTGATGCTGAAGGCCCATTTTCCGCGCCTCTCGGGCCAGGAATTCGTCGCGAATCATCCACTTGATCCCGCGCTGGAGCCCTCCGGCGGAGTTGAGGCGCGGCCGTTCCGCCGGAGGCATTGCCTCCAAGCGGTCCAGGAAGTCCCCGATGGTCCAGTGTCCGCCGCGAAACTCCACCAGCACCTCGTCCCGGAAGGGCTCCATCAGTTGCGAGAAGGAGACGACCTGCTGGTCGCGGATCGGCTGCGGCGGAAGCTTGCCCTGGCGGGTAGGCTCCCCAAAGTAGATACGGGCCTTTTCGAGGAGAAAGGCGAATGCCTTACCCCGGACCCGCACGTTCAGGGGTTCCATAAGCTCCTTCACGTATCGGTTAGCCAGGGCGTTCTCCTTCCGCGAGCGCACAATGCGCTCCAGCTTCTTGTAGTTCTGCGCGAAATCGTGCTCGGTGAGGATGGGGTTGACCTGCTTGTCCTCGACCCGAATGATGTGCCAGCCGAAGCGTGTGCGTACCGGCTCGGAGATCTGGCCGGGGGGCAGAGCGTAGCAGGCCGCCTCGAAGTCGGGGTCCATTTCACCGAACTTGAACCAGCCCAGGTCCCCGCCGTTCTCAGCCAGGGTGGCATCGCGGAACAACTGCCGGGCCAGCGAGTCCCAGTCGGCGCCATTCTGGAGCCTTTCGTACAGGTCGTACGCCTCCTGCTCGGTGCGAGCGAAGAGGTGCCGTGCGCGGATCCGCGTGTTGTACTTCACGAAGGCCTCACGCAGCTCGGCCTCCGTCACCTGCACCTTCTTCTGCACGACTTCCCGGAAGAGCTGCTCCACCATTGCATTCTGCTCGATCCACTTCATCCGCTTCTGGATACGCGGGTCGCGGTCCAGCCCCTGCTGGCGCGCGTAGCGGGCCAGGAGCTTGTTCTCCACGAGGGAGTTGAGATGCTGCCGGATGGCGCTAACCCCTTTGCGTCGCGGGTCGTAGCGCGGCATCAGCAGGATGCTGCGGATGAATTCGTCCCGGCGGATCTGCTCATGATCAACCTTGGCCAGCGCGTCGGGGTCCATCCGATCCCGCGAGCACCCCCACGTAAGCAAGAGCGCTACCAGCACAACCCAACTGCAGCGGTAGGACAATAGTCGGTATCGCATCGCGAGCGCAATTCCTCCCGGTCTTGGCCTACAAACCCAATTGGCGGCACAGGGTCGCAATCGCCGGATCATCGGGCAGGGCCTGCCTTGCCTGCCGGGCGTAGTCCAGAGCTTCCGGCATCCGCCCGGTCTGCGCAGAGGCCACCGCCAGCACATAGTACAGGCGGCCCAGATCGGACGGCTTCAGGTGGGGCCGCCTCCGTTCGAGCTCCAAAGCCCTCTGCAACAAGGACAGGGCCTCGGCAGGACGCCCGCTCAGAAGTCGCAGAGTGCCCATCTTGGCGTACGCAAAGGGCAGGTGAGGGCTGAGTTGGGCGGCTACGGCGTACAGGGAGTCCGCCCTTCGGAAGTCCTGCTGCGCGAGGTGCAGGTCGCCGAGTTTCAGATATGGGTAGAAGTCGGTTGGCACAACCTTGATGACCGCACGGAACTCTCGTTCGGCCTGCTGGAAGTCGCCTCGTTCAATGTAGAGTTGGGCCGCCTCGTAGTGTGCGTGATTCCAGCCCAATCGGTCCGCGTAGACCTCCTGAGCAAGCCTGCGGATGCGCTCGTCGGCTCCCGTCTCGGGAAGCCTCACCTTCCCGTTAAAAGGCCAGCGGCTGACGAGGCGGCGAATCCGGAGCATGGCCAGTTCCTCGTCCAGCGGAGTTACCCCCGCCCGTTCCAGAAGGAGCGAGTCCGAAGGGGCGCGGGCTCGTCTCCAGCGCTCCGGATCGAAGAGATATCCGCAGCGTTGCAACCCATCGGCAAACGCCCGCGCCATCAGGAAATATCCACGGAAGTTCGGGTGCAAATGCTCGAGGA carries:
- a CDS encoding sugar ABC transporter permease, which codes for MRAGTPSLWMRIRKNRMAYLYAGPAFLVMAAVILYPFVYNVVISLSNMSLTHLRDWRIIGFQQYVRVFSEPIFYSVFLKTILWTVINVFFHVTIGVFLALLLNRPLFGRGVIRTLLILPWAIPQYIVALTWRGMFHYPEGAINLILTKVFHVGPIEWLSDPTLAFVAALIVNIWLGFPFMMVVALGGLQSIPEELYEAADVDGARRIDRLRHITLPLLKPVMIPAVSLGVIWTFNNLNVIWLVSNGGQPADSTHILVSYVYRAAFNYYRYGYAAALSMVIFFILLVFSVNFIRRTRATEAVY
- a CDS encoding ABC transporter permease subunit, producing MARTRRDPWYVTLAIYAVLIVAVAIAVYPVLVILGISLRPGHMLHALSLRIIPENATLESYRQLFREQPFLRWLFNSTIVSVMVTILGVSLASTAGYAFSRYRFPGHAAGMIALITTQMFPVTMLLLPLYIMLIKLHLFDSFVGLVIAYSATALPFCIWQMKGYYDTIPVSVEEASWIDGAGRFRTFYEIVLPLAAPALVITALFSFMAAWSEYLVAAVILHDRALYTLPLGLKQFQSNFDTQWGLYAAGAVVVMIPVVVVFMILSRWLVSGLTLGSVKG
- a CDS encoding extracellular solute-binding protein — translated: MRYVAAIMAVLLVGCVVLLFTFGASRRAPHELAIWTQDLAPGRAVLDSLLRQYERERPGVHVQLVYYETEELRSNFIVAALGGSGPDLVYGPSDQVGPFVAMQIIQPLEPFLEQDFLSDFVEQGQVWYEGHLYMLGDRVGNHLMLVYNRDLVPHPPETTDELIALGKRLTQDLDGDGIVDRYGLAWNYVEPFFFIPFLVGYGGWVMDEDGRPTLDTPATVRACQFIYDLKERYRIIAREADLDVVNTLFKMGRAAMVINGPWSWRSYQEAGVNMGLALLPKVSDTGLYAAPMVSATGYCLNVNTRGERLRYALDLLRYLTSTDAQVRLSRALTVVPSRRSAQQHPLVQQNPLLEISQRQIELGRPMPIRPEMRAIWDAMRPYYQLVLSGAMRPEEAARRMQQEAEKKIREMHED
- a CDS encoding peptidylprolyl isomerase; translated protein: MRYRLLSYRCSWVVLVALLLTWGCSRDRMDPDALAKVDHEQIRRDEFIRSILLMPRYDPRRKGVSAIRQHLNSLVENKLLARYARQQGLDRDPRIQKRMKWIEQNAMVEQLFREVVQKKVQVTEAELREAFVKYNTRIRARHLFARTEQEAYDLYERLQNGADWDSLARQLFRDATLAENGGDLGWFKFGEMDPDFEAACYALPPGQISEPVRTRFGWHIIRVEDKQVNPILTEHDFAQNYKKLERIVRSRKENALANRYVKELMEPLNVRVRGKAFAFLLEKARIYFGEPTRQGKLPPQPIRDQQVVSFSQLMEPFRDEVLVEFRGGHWTIGDFLDRLEAMPPAERPRLNSAGGLQRGIKWMIRDEFLAREARKMGLQHHPYVRSEVALWFEDTMAQLVKARIADTISVTEAEIQSYYQSHPEKYGVQDRVSIREILVPDSLLAAQLLARAQRGEDFSRLARQYTRRTWARDRGGEFPYFVRGSYGIIGELAFQHGVGEWVGPVRTAEGFSIFQVIGRKEGFLPPMSEDAKLQVENELRRQKFEAVYQPLIEGLRSRSHIVFADSTFRRVAEELGGEDFAFMVVRKIKQ